The genome window CTCTTCTCGAACTCCCCCAGCTCCCTTTTCATCCACTTGATATTCCTGCGGTGCCACAGAATTGTGTCCGGCGGAGTCAATTTTCTGTACTTCGGTTCCTTGCGGATGAGTTGGTAGTCATTCATCCGTTCGCGGGCAGAGATCTCTGCTATCGCCGGATCATCATAAAGATGCATGTCGGACCACAATGTACATCCTAGGAATACGGTGTCATCGACGGTGGCTTTTCCCTGTTCAAGAAGATGGATGTGGGTCCCCTCAACGCGCGCGTGGAATTTATCGATAAATTTCGGCACTGTCTGCCGGTAGTATTCGTGATTTCCAAGAATATAGATGACGGGGTGGTCAGGAATTGTCCGGAGGATCCATTCAATCCCACGGAACCCGGTATCTGTATCCCCCGCCAGAACAGTGACGTCCGCCTGCACCGCGGGGAGATCAAATGGACCGAATTCAAGATGCAGGTCGCTTAATATGTGGATCCGCATCGTCGGATTTTGCCTACCGGGCTTTCCCCACCGGCATGATATACAGCGGGCGCTCGTCGTTGGCGAGGTCCAGGACATTATGAACATCATCGTCTTCAAACGCCCCAACCACTACCGAACCCAAACCGAGGGCCACGGCTTGAAGGCATATATTTTGACCGGCGTGCCCGACATCATTGTGGACATATCGCACACCGCGCCCTTCATACTTTGATGTGGTCCTCTCATAAACCGCCGCCAGGACCACCGACACCGGCGCCTCCTGGATCATGCCCTGCCCGTGCGCCGCGGTGGTCAGTTTCCCCCGCAAGTCACCCTTTTTTCTCATCGTCAGCGAATGCTTCACGGGATCGTATTTATAAACTCCGGGGGTGATATCCTCAACATTTCCAACAACAAGATAGGCCTCCAGCGGGTACCGTGCACCGGCCGACGCCGCCGTTCTCAATCCGTCTGAACTCGTTATGCCCTGAGCCGCCCAAAGTAAATTCGACACCTCGTTCTGGGATAAGGCATCCTCCTTGTACGCCCTCACAGATCTTCTCTTAAGAAAAGCCTCTTCCAGAGACATTTTGCTCTTATGGCGGGGCTTCGGCAGGACGATCGTCGTCATGCTTGTCTTCTTTTCCTTGGGCTTCGCCGTCATTTATTAACCCTCCCTGATTGGCACTCGTAATGGCGGATCATCATACCCTCGGCAGGTTTCATTCCCTGTGGTTCGTAGAATGCCTGCATCTCCCTATCACAGATAAGGTCAATCATATAGAGGCCGGCCAGCTTATCGATCATCCGCCGAACCAGCTCCCCACCGATTCCCCGGCGGCGATAGGCCGGCAGGACTTCAAGAAGGGGGATGTAGGCGGAGAGAACGCCATCCGTCACGGCTGTAATAAATCCAACCACCCGCCCCGTCTTTTCTTCGATGGCCAAAACGGCTTCATCGCTTTGATTCAAGAGCAGGAGGTGCGTCTCGGATGTGGGCGGATGCGGCCACCCCTGAAAGAACCCCACGAGATCCTCGCCCCTGATTCCCATTGTTGAGTCCGTATACCGGATCTTTTCATCTTTCCCTTGCATTTGCCGATCCCGGGTTGCCGTTTTGCAGCCGTAGACGGGGCCGCCATGCGAGCGGCTGGCCGGTTGCAAACAGCCGCGGCTCTTTCCGTAGAAAGAATACATTTGATAGCTATAAAAATGCCACGTGTAGTTTCAATTTCTTCGTCGATTGGTTGACGACATAAACAATATTTCAAATGCCGCGTTTAATCACCAAATCCGGATGTCTCTTCCAAGAGATCGACATAGGACCCATCCAAAAGATCGTCTTTATGGATTTCCAGAACCTTCATGAGTTGATAGGCGTCTTCCATGCCGCTGGTTTGCAATTCATCGTCAATCAGCACAACTTCGAGTTCGACAAATGTGCCGAGTGATTCAACCTCGTCGATATGAATCCTGGTGCGCCCCGAAATATAGACTTCGCGTCTTTTTTTGACGATGGCGCGGACGCCGAGGGCCCGGCTCAGAGCTTCCTTCAGCAGATTTGGTTTACCTATCGGTGTGATGACATATCGCGACTCGGATGGCGCGGTATCGTCATCGCGGTGATAATGTATTAATTCGCCGGTCCCGTCTTCGAATTCGCGCAGCTTCAGCCGGCCTTCGTTGCAATAGAAAAAGGTATCGACCTGGCTGAGAATTTCCGGACCCTTATCAGAAAAACGTTCGGCCAATTGACGGCAGCGCGCCGGATCGACGCATCGGGCCTTAATCTCGACATTTCGCGCCATGTTACCTCTATTCACCAGCCCCGGCATTCAAGCGATGTCCGGCTCCGCGCGGCTGTCAAGGCATCGAGGGCAAGCTCTTTTTTACGCCGACCCAAATTTCAGCGGTTTCGCCCAGCTTGACTTCCGAAGAGGCGTCCACACTTTTGTCCGTCTTCTCGGACAGGCTCGCTTCGTTCAGCCTCTCGGTCAACGTTTCATTGGTAATGTAATCGCTTTGCTCATCCATCATTTGTTTAACTTCATCCGCGCCGCTTATGGAGGACCAGTCCAGGGTAATGCGGTCGGCGACGTGATAACCCGCTGTTTTACGCATATCTTGAACGCGGCGGACCACCTCTCGCGCCCAACCCTCGCGAATCAGCTCAGGATCCAGCAAAAGATCAAAGACCACAAAGAAACGCGCATCTTGCGCAACGGCGTACCCTTCATTCCCTTCGTATGTGACACTGAATTCGCCCGGGTCGAGCCGGAAGTCAGGGGCGGATGGGTTCTCGCCGACCAGCAGCTGTTCACCGGATAGGGTCCACAAATCCTTTTTGACCATTCCGCTGAGACGCTTCATCTCGCCGCCGACCTTTGCTCCCAGCGTGCGGAAATCGAGCTTCACGGAGGGCGCGGCGAATTCTTTGATGTCATCCGGGCTGGTGGCCGCCGGCGCGGCGGCGCCGATCGCGCCCGCCCCCCAGACAACCTCTTTTACATTCAGCTCTTCGGCGATCTGTTGTTTCAGCTCAATACTCAACTCAGGCACATCGGATTCGCGCGGCAAGATTCGGATCCGGCGCATCGGCTGCCGAACCTTGACTTTTGCCTTTTCTCGTACAAAGCGGGCCAGGCTCACCACATCCAGAACAACCTTCATCTGCTCGTTTAATTTTTCATCGACGAGATCGGGGCGCTCTTCTGGAAATCCCGTGAGGTGAACGCTCTCGGGGATTGATTCACCGGACGGATCCAACATCTTGATGGCCGCGGCATGGCCGGCGGCGCCGTCCCCGTTTCGGAACGGCAATATCAGATTGCCGTAAATCTCGTCCGTTAGGAATGGGATGATCGGCGCCATCAGCCGGACATACCCCAGTAAAACATGATACAGTGTGCGGTGCGCTTGTCCTTTATCATCATCAGATTCGGATTTCCAGAATCGCCGGCGCGAACGCCGGATGTACCATGTCGAAAGGTTATCGATAAAAGTTGTCGAAGCGCGCATCAGGTTATCGAACTGATAGGCTTCAAGTCTCTGTCGCGTTTCGGCGACAAGGGCGTAATAGGCCGACAGGATCCATCGATCGAGCCCGTTGTCGCTGATCGCTTTCAGCTCAACGGCCCCCGCCGCCGCCGGATTGAATCCGTCGATCCCGGCGTAGGTGATGAAGAACGAATAGACATTCCACAGCGTGATGAGGTTGCGGCGGACTTCGTTTGCAGCTGTATAACCAAAGCGCAGAATTTGATTCGGGTTCGCGGCGCAATAGAGCCACCGCATGACATCGGCGCCCATCTCTTCCACGGCGACATCAAACCAGATCGCATTGCCGTGGCTCTTATGCATCGGTGCGCCCTTTTCATCGTGGATCTTCTCATAGGCGAAGACCTTTTTATACGGCGAGCAACCTTCCAGCGTCACCGAAGAGAACATCATTGCATAGAACCAGAGGCGGACCTGTTCCCGCATCTCGATCACGACTTCGGCTGGAAACCATTTTTCCCAATAGGGCCGGTCTTCAAAATATTTGAGCGTTGAGAACCCGACAATCCCGGCGTCGAGCCAACAATCGCCGACATCGTTGATCCGTGTCGCGATCTCGTCACAATGTTCTTGAGCCTGTAGCTTTTCGCTATAAGCCGGTTTCGGCGGAACACTCCCGCCTTGGCACCTGATCTTGATCGCGTCGATCCAAGGACGGTGCAATTCGGGCAGATTATCGACAAGCTTCTTATCAACGGCCAGTTCCCGTAACTCTTCGACGCTCCCGACAACCGTCACGTGTCCTTTGGGGCAGACATAAAACGGCAGTGGAAGACCCCAATACCGCTTCCGGGAGATACACCAATCCCCCATATTGTCATACCAGTCCTGTGTCCGCTTGCCGATGCTTTCGGGGATCCACTCGACCTTCAGCGCTTCTTCTTTCATCACCGGCCGGATCTCGTCGCAGCCGATAAACCACTCGCCCTCGACGCGGAAGACAAGCTTCTCTTTGCACCGCCAGCAGAACGGATAGCGGTGTGTATATTTTCCCGACGAAAAAAGCACGCCCTTCTCTTTCAAGTCATCGAGAATCTGTTTCTCGACCTCGAAAACATTCATTCCGGTCAACCAGCCGAATCCATCGATATAGTTTCCCGCCCCGTCGAGCGGCTCCAGCCGGGCCAAACCAAATTCGATACCCAGATCAAAATCTTCAGCTCCGCACCCCGGCGCGATGTGAACAATGCCGGTACCATCCTCATCGCTCACCGCGTCCCATGGGATCACCTTGTGCTCAACACCTTTAACAACCGGAAGGTCGTCAAAGGGGCCGTTGTAGTGCCGTCCAAGGAGCTCTTTCCCTTTGACTGATCCGGTTACTTTATATTCCTTGCCTTCAAAAACAGTTTCGAGCGCGCCGGTGCTGACATAATATAGGCCGCTTTCATACTGGACCTTGGCATAATCCAATTCAGGATGCACGGCGGCAGCGACATTGGAGGTTAATGTCCAAGGCGTCGTGGTCCATACGAGGAGGTATTCGGGATGGGCGGCGGATGCGCCGGCGCTGTCCCCGTCGGTCAGCGGAAAGCGCAAGGTTACGGTGGTGTCTTTGATATCCTGATACGTATCGGTCAGCTCATGCTGCGAAAGCGATGTTCCGCACCGGACACACCACGGCATCGAGTGGTGTCCTTGATAAAGCCATCCCTTTTCGTGACAGGTTTTTAAGAAATGCCAAATAGATGCATTGTTGGTATCACTCATTGTATAATAGGAATCATCCCAATGCATCCACTGCCCAAGACGGATGCTTTGCTCCGTCCAGACACCGGAAAACTTCTCAACCCGCGCGCGGCAGGCCCGGCTGAATTTATCGAGTCCAAAATTCTCAATATCGCTTTTATTTTTAAACCCGAGCTCCCGCTCGGTTTCCACCTCGAGCCAGAGCCCCTGGCAATCAAATCCGTTTTGATACCGTTGGTGATAACCGCGCATCGCCATATACCGCTGGATGGCGTCTTTATACGTTCGGCCCCAGGCATGGTGGACGCCCATGGGATTGTTCGCCGTTACCGGCCCGTCGATAAAGGACCAGCGGGGACCGCTTTCGTTCCGTTCCACCAGCCGCCTGAAAAAATCCTTATCTTTCCAGATCTCGAGAACCTTGTGTTCAAGTTTCACAAAATCGATTTTTGGATCGACGGCTCGGAACCGCCCCGTCATCTTGTCGCTGCTGCCTGTATCACGTCCCATACCGCTCTTGCCCTAACCCCTTCCAATGACACATCGGCTTATACGGCCCCTGGACCATCGTCCTCGATGACATCGAGGACGCCGTTGCCATTGCCTCCGTTGCTTCCTTTGTCTTCGTTATCAGCCTCGCTGGATTCGTCGGCATCATGCGCGCTCACATCTTCCCGAAGCTGCGTCATATCCACGACACGATCGCCTTCGACAAGATTCACCAGTTTCACACCTTGCGTATCGCGCCCCATCCGGCGCACCTCGCTCGATTTTTGACGGATAACCATCCCGCCGGCCGTCATTACCACGACCTCGGGCTCTCCATCCAGCGCCAAGACCATGACGACCGCGCCGGTCTTGTCCGTCAAACGAAGCGCTCTAACCCCTTGGCCGCCGCGGTTATGCGTTGGAAAATCGGTGATCCGCGTTCTCTTTCCATACCCTTCCTCTGTCACAAGGAGGAGGGATTCCACCTCGGGCCGAAGGACAACCATCGCTACCGTTTCATCGTCCTCCCGGGCAAACCGGACGCCACGGACACCGGCGGCGGTCCGGCCCATTGTCCGAACCTGCTGTTCTGAAAAGCGATTCGCCTTTCCATACTTCGTCGTGAGAATCACCTCGGTGTCGCCCTCGGTCAAAACGGCGCTGATGACTTCATCCCCCGGCTCGAGACCGGTCGCGGCGACGCCGCCCTTGCGCGGATATGAATAGGCCTGAAGGGCCGTCTTCTTCACTTTCCCGCGGCGCGTGGCGGTGAGGATAAAGCGGTCCCCCTCAAAATCTTTCACCGGGACAAAAGCGGCGAGAGTCTCATCCTGACCGATCCCGACCAGGCTCATGATCGACCGGCCTTTGGCATACCGGCTTCCCTCGGGAATTTCATACACCTTCAGCCAGTAACACCGCCCGCTATCAGTGAAGAAAAGAATGTAGCTATGTGTATTGGCCACAAAGACATGCTCGAGAAAGTCTTCATCGCCAAGCTTGGCCCCTGTCAAGCCGCGCCCACCCCGTCGCTGACTCCGGTAGCTGCCATAAGAAGCGCGCTTGATGTACCCCTTATGACTGATGGTGATGATCATATCCTCTTGCGGGATAAGATCCTCTATGTCGATCTCGGAGGCCGCCGCGGCGGTGATCTCCGTCCGCCGTTCATCCCCGAAGATCTCATCAGCCTCTGTTAGTTCTTGTTTGATGATCGCAAAGACTTTCGCCCTGTTGCCGAGAATCGATTTGTACTCCTCGATCCGCTTGATTGTCTCGAGGTACTCCTCTTCGAGCTTCTCCCTCTCCAGCCCGACGAGCCGCTGCAGGCGCATCTCAAGAATCGCCTGAGCCTGCCGGTCGCTGAGCGAAAACTCCGACATCAGATTGGCTTTGGCCTCGGCGACTTCCCGGCTGCTTCGAATGATCTCAATGACCCGGTCGATATCGTCCAAGGCCCGTTTCAATCCCTCGAGGATATGGGCGCGCTCTTCGGCCTGATCGAGATCGAATTGCGTTCGGCGTGTAATCACCTCTTCGCGATGATCGAGAAATACCTGCAACATCTCCTTTAGGTTGAGCGTCTTCGGCCGGCCTTTTACAAGCGCCAGAACATTAGCCCCGAAGGTCGTCTGCATTTGTGTATGCTTATACAACTGGTTCAGCACGACTTGCGGCTGCGCGTCGCGGTGCAGTTCAAAGACAATGCGGATCCCTTCGCGGTCGGATTCATCGCGGATATCGGTGATCCCGGTTATATGGCCGCTGTGGACAAGGCTCGCCGCTTTCTCAATGAGAGATGTTTTGTTTACCTGATAGGGAATCTCGGTCACGATCACCGCCATCCGTCCCGGGCGGATCTCTTCGATATTGGCCCGCGCGCGAACCATAATAAGGCCGCGGCCTGTCTCATAACAGGATCGAATTCCCTGGCGCCCCACGATGATACCCGCCGTCGGAAAATCGGGACCCTTAACATGCTCCATGAGTTCATCGATCGAGCATTCAGGGTTGTCAGCCAGGAGATACAGCGCCCTTACGATCTCACCAAAGTTATGGGGAGGAATATTGGTCGCCATTCCCACGGCGATGCCGGCCGCGCCATTAAGGATCAGATTCGGCAGCCGCGCCGGCAACACATCCGGCTCTTCGCGCGTCTCATCGTAGTTCGGACGGAAATCCACCGTCTTGCTGTCGATATCTAATAGCATATTATCTGCGAACAATGTCATGCGGGCTTCGGTATACCGTTCCGCCGCCGCTGAATCGCCGTCGATCGAACCGAAGTTACCCTGCCCGTTGACCAGAGGATAACGCAGGGAGAAATCCTGAACCATTCTCACCATTGTGTCATAAACGGCGAGGGTTCCGTGTGGATGATAATTGCCCGTCACATCACCGGTAATCTTCGCAGATTTGCGGTAGCCCCGATTGTAGTGAAGGCCCAAATCATTCATCGCCACAAGAATCCGGCGCTGCACCGGCTTTAATCCGTCTCTTGCATCAGGGATCGCGCGTGAAACGATAACGCTCATTGCATAATCGATGTAGGAGGATTTCATTTCCTCTTCGATGGCGACCGGTATAATGTTCTCCATATTCGACTCCGTTGCTCTCCATTGCGGCTTCGGCCGGTATCAACACCAGCCGCCCGATTGGTCCGTCTATTAGATATCGAGGTTTTTTACAAGAAGCGCGTTTTGTTCAATGAAATTGCGCCTTGGCTCCACCTGTTCTCCCATGAGGATGGTGAAGATCCGATCCGCCTCCGCGGCGTCGTCTGAAGAAATTTGACGAAGGGTCCGGGTTTCAGGATCCATTGTCGTGTTCCATAGCTGGTCGGGGTTCATTTCCCCCAGACCTTTGTATCGCTGAAGATTCACGCCTTGCTGGCCCATTTCCTCTATGGCCATGTCTTTCTGCCGATCGGTATAGACATAAACTTCTTTCTTGCCCTTTTTTATTTTGAACAACGGCGGCTGCGCAATATAGACATACCCCTCACTAATCAGCTCTTTCATATATCTGAAGAAAAAAGTCAACAATAGGGTTCTGATATGCGATCCGTCCACATCGGCGTCGGTCATGATAATGATTTTGTGATAGCGAGCCTTTCCGACATCAAATTCCTCTTGGCCGAATCCCGCCCCAATAGCCGTAATTAATGTGCGGATCTCTTCGCTTGCCAGGGCTCGGTCGAGACGAGCCTTTTCTACATTGAGAATCTTTCCTCTCAGCGGAAGGATGGCCTGATATCGCCGGTCGCGCCCCATCTTTGCGCTACCGCCGGCTGAATCGCCCTCAACAATATACAATTCTGTCTTTTCAGGATTTCTTTCGGAACAATCAGCCAATTTTCCGGGGAGCGACCCGCTGTCGAGGACTGTTTTCCGGCGCGCCAATTCGCGGGCCTTTCGCGCCGCATCGCGGGCCCGAGCTGCGGAGACAGCCTTCTCAATAACACGCTTCGCAATCGAACCGTAACTTTCGAGGTATTCCGTGAGCGCTTCACCGACAGCTGATTCGACGAGGCCTTTGACCTCTGAGTTGCCAAGCTTTGTTTTTGTCTGCCCCTCGAATTGAGGGTTAACAAGCTTAACACTTAGAATACCCGTCATCCCCTCGCGAACATCCTCACCGGAGAGGGTTTGGTTTTTAAGCAATCCCTCTTTAGAGCCGAAAGTGTTAAGAACGCGTGTCAGCGCGGACTTAAAACCAATGAGGTGGGTTCCACCCTCGAGGGTATTGATATTGTTAACATAAGAAAGAATCGTTTCGGTATACCCGTCGGTGTATTGGAACGCCAGTTCCAAAACAAATCCGTTTTTTTCTTTAAAAATATATATCGGGTCGTTGTGAAGCGGCGTCCGGTTTTCATTCAGGTAACGGACAAATTCGACAATCCCGCCCTCATATTTAAACATCTCTTCGGTCGGGGACTCGGGGTCGCGGAGATCTTTAAGAACAATCTCGATTCCGCGATTTAAGAAAGCCAATTCTCTCAGCCGATGGGCGACGGTATCGACGGAGTAGACGATTTCTTCGAAAATCTTTCTGTCGGCGAAAAAGGTGGTCCGATTGCCTGTTCTATTGGTGCGGCCGATTATTTCCAGGGGTGTTGTCGCTTCACCGCGCTCATAACGCTGGCGGTGGATCTTCCCATCGCGGCTAACCTGGACTTCCATTCGTTCGGAAAGGGCATTGACGACGGAAACGCCGACGCCGTGAAGCCCGCCGGAGACTTTATAGCTCGAATTATCGAACTTGCCGCCGGCATGCAGCATTGTCATGACGACTTCCAAGGCGGGCTTATTTTGTTCAGGATGGATATCAACTGGAATGCCGCGGCCGTTATCATCAACAGTGATCGAACCATCCGCTTCGAGAATCACTTCGATATGGTCACAGAAGCCGCCCAGGGCTTCATCGATACTGTTATCGACAACCTCATAGATCAGGTGATGGAGGCCTTTTGTCCCGGTGGAACCAATATACATACTCGGACGAAGACGAACGCCTTCAAGTCCTTTTAATACCTGGATTGAACCGGCGCCGTATCCATTCTCTGTTGGGACCGGCGCTGTCTTGCTTTCTTCATCCCCACCATTGTCGTTTTCCTTGTCATCCCCTGTATCATCAGCGGCGCCGATAATTTCGATTTCTTTGGTCTCACGGGGTATGTTCTCCGCGCTCAAACCGTTTTCCGGAACCTCTTGTCCGGAGGATCCTTTTTCAGCGGGTCCTTTCGATTCGGTTGCGGACCGGCTGTTTGATGGGCTCTCCGACATCTTGTTTCCCTCTGTTATTCCGGTGGAAAGTAGCCGACGGTCGTCTTAATTTCCTGAAACGGCAATCGGCCGAATCTCTTCTTATACTTATTTATGATCTCTCGCCGAACCATGGTTATCTGCGCGGCCCAGCTGCTACCTGCCGCTTCAACCCAAAGGGTCCCACCTGATATATTTTTTGGGCGGCTCTTCTTTGCGAACTGTGGCCCTACTATTTCGGGCCAAGCATCCAAAACGTGCTGCTTCTTAATACCCGCTTTAAGGCCGCTTTGTTCTAAAAATTTTTTGAGGGCCGCTCCGATGTGTTCCATCCCGGAACCTACTTGGTCATCCTAGAACCTCTATTCATCCGTCAACCGAAGCGGCATGACGAGACATAGAATTGGTTCTTCCGGCGACTCTTCATCCGGTGTAAAAACACCCGCGGTTGTAGATGACTCGAGTGCTATGTTTACCCTTTCGCTTTCCACTGTTTTTAAAAGATCGAGTAAATAGACGCCGTTGAACCCGATTTTCAGATCCACACCGTCATAGTTAACGTCGATCTCCTCATCGCTCTCGCCGACATTTTGGGTTTCAACAATAATCTTCAGTCTGCCCTTTTCGACCTGAAGCTTGACCGGGCGCGTGACCGGATCAGCCAGGACAAGAGCGCGGCGAAGCGCGGCTCTGAAAGCGTGGAGCGGCGCACTCACAACATAGGAGTTGTCCTTTGGAATGACCTGTTCATATCGCGGAAAGGGCCCTTCCAGCAGACGGGTGATGAGGGTTTTCCCGTTAATCTCAAACGCGGCGTAGGATTTTGATCCCGTTATGCGTACAGCCTTACTTGAATCATTCATGATTCGAAGGAGCTGCTGCAGAGCTTTCGTTGGAAGGAGATAACTTAACTTTTCTTTAAAGTCACCTTTGATCGACGCTTGGGCAAGGCGATGACCATTCGTTGCGACCATTCTAATCTCTTCAGGGAAGATCTGCGTATAAACACCGGTAAGTTCCGGACGGGTTTCATCCGAGGCAACGGCGTAACTTGTGCGTCTAATTAATTTTTCGAGTTTGCCGGATTCGATTTCCAGCGTCGTCGCATCCTCCAGCTTCGGTATCTCAGGAAAATCGGTTGGATCAGCGGTGACGATCTTGTAGGTTCCGCCTGATGTTATCTTTAAGACATTCTTTGCGAGCATCAGGGTCACATCTGAAGGTCCTAATTCCTTCACCAGCTCCGTGAACTTCCGAGCCGGTACACAGATCCTTCCCTCAGTCTCAACCTGAAGCCCCTCCACGAGCGCCGCCCGAATGGAAATATCCAAATCGGTGGCCGTTAGAGTCAACTTACCGTCTTTGACCTCCATTAAAACCGTGGAGAGAATCGGCAGCGTGGATTTTGACGGCACCACCGACACCACATCCTGAAGACTCTCCAGAAGGTTTTCCTGTCTGACGGTGAGTTTCATGGGTCCTCCTTGACAGCCGGCGCCTGCCGGTTTCTCAAATTGTTTATAGTGTAATAATGAGTCGATCCAGGGAAGGATGCTCCTTGAAAATCCTCTTTGCACCCTCGATAAGGGCTCATCAAGCCATGACGATCCGTGTGGATCCGACTCAGGTTAGTCTAGGTTAAATCCTATCTCTCGTAAAGCTCTAAAAGCGACATTTGAGAAGGCGGAGATGATTCTTAACTCTTTATATTCTAATAAGTTAGAATACCCTTAGGAAGGGTCCTCCATGGTGTGAAGGGGACTCTCCACAACCACTCTTCTATAACTATTTAAATATTCAAAAATAGTAGTCGTCGTAGAGAAAGTGGTTATGTTGACAACCGATTCATCACCATCAAACAAAAGACCTTGGAGCCGGATGGCATTGTGGAGTTTTTGTTTCGGGATGGGTAAAAACCCCCACCTGCCAACAGTCATAAACTAAGAACAGCTTGTTAACAGCACTTGTCCACATTTAGGAAGATCGGAAATGGGCAAAACTCGGGTCTAGGGCCTGTTGTCGACGGGACGATGCGTCAGGCGTTCTTCGATATCTTGCAACGCGCGTTCCAGCTGGTCATCCTGTACCCTTTTTCGGGCGATTTTCCCGCAAGCATGGAGAACGGTACTGTGGTCCCGATGGCCGAATGAACTCCCTATGTCATTGAGTGTCAAGCTGGTATGTCGTCGGACGAGATACATCGCAACCTGGCGGGCGAGAGCAACCTGTTGGGTTCTCCGTTTGCCTCGGATGGACTCTGCTGTCACGTTAAACACTTGCGCCACATGCTGTTGGATATCTTCAGGACTGAGTTTTCCCGTTGATCCGGGCTCTAAGACATCTTTGAGGACATCCTGGGCCAGATCGACCGAAATCTCGACGTTGAGAAGACGGCTGAGAGCGGCCAGCTTCACCAAGGAGCCTTCGAGGGTCCGGATATTGGAGATGACCCGGGAAGATATAAGCAGGGAGACATCCTCAGGAAGGTAGATTCCCTCGGCGATCGCCTTCCGGCGGAGGATCGCCATACGGGTCTCGATGGTCGGCGGCGAAATATCGGTGACCAATCCCCAATGAAACCGGGAGATCAACCGCTGTTCGATATTCTGTATCTCCTTGGGGGGTCTATCGCTGGTCATGACGATTTGCTTCTGGGCGTCATGAAGGGCATTGAAGGTGTGGAAAAACTCCTCCTGCGTCGCCTCCCTGCCAGCCAGGAAATGAATATCATCGATAAGGAGAACATCGAGATTTCGGTATCGCTCGCGGAAACCGGCGGTGTTTCCCTGGGCGATCGCCTCAATCAGCTCATTCATGAATTTTTCGCAGTAGACGTAAACGATTCGGCAGGATGGGGTTTGCTGCTGAATCTGGTGCCCGAGCGCCTGCATGAGATGGGTCTTGCCGAGCCCGGTCGACCCGTGGATAAAGAGCGGGTTATAGGCTCTTCCCGGATCCTTGGCGGCGGCATGGCACGCGGCATGGGGAAATTCATTGCTCTTCCCGACCACGAAGTTATCGAAGGTGTAACGCGGATTCAAACGGGCGCGG of Candidatus Eisenbacteria bacterium contains these proteins:
- a CDS encoding metallophosphoesterase, whose product is MRIHILSDLHLEFGPFDLPAVQADVTVLAGDTDTGFRGIEWILRTIPDHPVIYILGNHEYYRQTVPKFIDKFHARVEGTHIHLLEQGKATVDDTVFLGCTLWSDMHLYDDPAIAEISARERMNDYQLIRKEPKYRKLTPPDTILWHRRNIKWMKRELGEFEKRNERGGGATDGVAAGGAAKKRLVIVTHHAPSRRSIPKKYGDDDCNPAYASNLDDMVRESGASLWIHGHLHGVSDYRIGPTRVVCNPRGYVPHEAVDEFQPELVIEV
- a CDS encoding SagB/ThcOx family dehydrogenase yields the protein MTAKPKEKKTSMTTIVLPKPRHKSKMSLEEAFLKRRSVRAYKEDALSQNEVSNLLWAAQGITSSDGLRTAASAGARYPLEAYLVVGNVEDITPGVYKYDPVKHSLTMRKKGDLRGKLTTAAHGQGMIQEAPVSVVLAAVYERTTSKYEGRGVRYVHNDVGHAGQNICLQAVALGLGSVVVGAFEDDDVHNVLDLANDERPLYIMPVGKAR
- a CDS encoding GNAT family N-acetyltransferase, translated to MQGKDEKIRYTDSTMGIRGEDLVGFFQGWPHPPTSETHLLLLNQSDEAVLAIEEKTGRVVGFITAVTDGVLSAYIPLLEVLPAYRRRGIGGELVRRMIDKLAGLYMIDLICDREMQAFYEPQGMKPAEGMMIRHYECQSGRVNK
- a CDS encoding class IV adenylate cyclase, with translation MARNVEIKARCVDPARCRQLAERFSDKGPEILSQVDTFFYCNEGRLKLREFEDGTGELIHYHRDDDTAPSESRYVITPIGKPNLLKEALSRALGVRAIVKKRREVYISGRTRIHIDEVESLGTFVELEVVLIDDELQTSGMEDAYQLMKVLEIHKDDLLDGSYVDLLEETSGFGD
- the ileS gene encoding isoleucine--tRNA ligase, whose product is MTGRFRAVDPKIDFVKLEHKVLEIWKDKDFFRRLVERNESGPRWSFIDGPVTANNPMGVHHAWGRTYKDAIQRYMAMRGYHQRYQNGFDCQGLWLEVETERELGFKNKSDIENFGLDKFSRACRARVEKFSGVWTEQSIRLGQWMHWDDSYYTMSDTNNASIWHFLKTCHEKGWLYQGHHSMPWCVRCGTSLSQHELTDTYQDIKDTTVTLRFPLTDGDSAGASAAHPEYLLVWTTTPWTLTSNVAAAVHPELDYAKVQYESGLYYVSTGALETVFEGKEYKVTGSVKGKELLGRHYNGPFDDLPVVKGVEHKVIPWDAVSDEDGTGIVHIAPGCGAEDFDLGIEFGLARLEPLDGAGNYIDGFGWLTGMNVFEVEKQILDDLKEKGVLFSSGKYTHRYPFCWRCKEKLVFRVEGEWFIGCDEIRPVMKEEALKVEWIPESIGKRTQDWYDNMGDWCISRKRYWGLPLPFYVCPKGHVTVVGSVEELRELAVDKKLVDNLPELHRPWIDAIKIRCQGGSVPPKPAYSEKLQAQEHCDEIATRINDVGDCWLDAGIVGFSTLKYFEDRPYWEKWFPAEVVIEMREQVRLWFYAMMFSSVTLEGCSPYKKVFAYEKIHDEKGAPMHKSHGNAIWFDVAVEEMGADVMRWLYCAANPNQILRFGYTAANEVRRNLITLWNVYSFFITYAGIDGFNPAAAGAVELKAISDNGLDRWILSAYYALVAETRQRLEAYQFDNLMRASTTFIDNLSTWYIRRSRRRFWKSESDDDKGQAHRTLYHVLLGYVRLMAPIIPFLTDEIYGNLILPFRNGDGAAGHAAAIKMLDPSGESIPESVHLTGFPEERPDLVDEKLNEQMKVVLDVVSLARFVREKAKVKVRQPMRRIRILPRESDVPELSIELKQQIAEELNVKEVVWGAGAIGAAAPAATSPDDIKEFAAPSVKLDFRTLGAKVGGEMKRLSGMVKKDLWTLSGEQLLVGENPSAPDFRLDPGEFSVTYEGNEGYAVAQDARFFVVFDLLLDPELIREGWAREVVRRVQDMRKTAGYHVADRITLDWSSISGADEVKQMMDEQSDYITNETLTERLNEASLSEKTDKSVDASSEVKLGETAEIWVGVKKSLPSMP